Below is a genomic region from Salinirussus salinus.
AGGGGCCGGCGTCGACGGCCGCGACGAGCCCGCCCGGGACGGCGACGACCACGCCGAGTTGCTCTCCACGCTCGACTCCCACGACCTCGCGCTCGGGATGGACCTGGTGGAAGCCAGCGAGTCCGGCGCCTTCGAGTTCGAGCCCGACGCCGACCCGGCGGAGGCGTTCCCGCAGTCGGTCGCCAGCGGCGGCCCCACACCCACGGGTGTCATCCTCTGGACGCGGGTCCATCTCGAGGGCCGGCTCGCCCCGGACTCCGAGTACCACTGCCGGTTCAGTTACGACGGCGTCCCCTCCCGTCCCGGACGGTATCGGACCTTCCCCCGTCCGGACGACCACGCCGACTCGGTCCGTTTTGACGTACTCACCTGCCAGAACGACCTGAAGCAGCCTCGAAACAGCCAGATCCCGACTATGACCTCCTCATCGGTAACTTCGAAGTGGTCGAATCAGGGACAACGGTCGTGTGTAGCGACGGGGAAGAATACGTAGCCGATGGCCCCTCCGTTTCGAGTCTGATGTCCGAAACAGGGTATGACGACACCCCCGGGTACGAAGGTGCTGTCGCCGGCAAGACGCTTCCGTCAGCACTCGAAGCTTGGCGAGCCACCCCGATACCCATGAACTGATTTCCCCGTGCCGTTGTGTAGAGAGTAACTGTTCTTTGATGCAAACATCCCCCCTGTCTCGAGTAGCTACCGGGACCTCACCTCGCCGGAGGGAGGGGGTGCCAACCGTTCTGTGACACTCCCATCCGTATCTGAACTGTGAGTACGTACGTCAACGGCGGTTTCTCGTGGCTTCACTGACTGAAGCCAATCAGAACGCCTGGAACGGCACAACACCTATTGACACGACAGGAGATGCACCAATCATCGTGTCCGACGTGCGAGACCCCGAAGCCCTCGCAGACCTCTTGGGCGATGAGTGTGCGCGCACGATCCTTGTTGAAGCGAAGAGGGAGCCCCGCTCGGCGGAGGAGCTCAGCGACTTTGCAGGAGTTTCCGAACCGACGGTCTACCGGCGGCTGGAACGCCTCCGCGAGTACGATCTGGTTACCGAAGACATCCAGCCTGTCACCGACGGAAAGAATTACAAGCTCTATCGGACGGAACTCGACGGAATTGAACTCGACCTCAGCGAAGACGGCTTCGAGGTCACGGTCTCACGTCGGGAACGGATGGTCGACCGCTTCACACAGTTCGTAGAGGGAACCTGACATGCTCGATACGCCGCTCCAATTGATCGACCTCGAAACGCTACGAACAGTTCGGCAGGTGAGTGAGCTGATCCCTATGATCCTCGGACTGGCGATCAGTTACCTCGCCTACACCGCATACCGGCAAAACCGGAGTCGTCCGATGCTATACGTCGCAGCCGGGTTCGTGTTAGTACTGTTTGTTCAGCTTCCGCTGAGTCTGATACTGCTCTATCTGCTGGAGCTTCCAACTCCGGTTCTCAACAGCATCGTTCAGATACCCGAGTTCATCGGGCTAGGACTGATTCTCTACGGACTGTGGGTGCCGCGTCGGGACTGACCTGGCGGCTCACATCCGTGTCTATGACAGGTGGCCGAACGAGCACTAACCGTGTGTTATCGTCGATAAATTCTCGTGTGTAGCCCGGTTGAGGGGCGAGCAGACCAGGCGACCTCGGCGACATCAACACTGGCCTCAAGTGCATACCGGAGTCGTATAGATATTCCACATCTGGTGGGTGTCGACATTCTTGGGGAACTCCGTCCAGCAGCCCCAGCAGGATGTTAGCTTCAGCGAGTGAAGCCAGCAAAACCGCCCTTTTCTCATGCGTCCATATCTTCAGGTGTCGATGACCGAAGCAGATACCGACACCAACTTCGAACGAACCGCATCCCGGTCGGCCGATGACGACCGGCGAGCCGATCGCGGTGGAATCACGGGACACGTCGCCTCCGTGCTGTGGAATCGAACCGAGAATCGCCCCCGTGCACTCTGGCGGATCCTCGGAGTGTACGGCGCCTCGTTCGTGGGGATTTTCGTGCTCCCGGCGCTGGCGCTCGCGGGAACCGAACTCCCGCCGTCGGTGGCCGGAGCCGCCCAGAACCTCATCGCTGCCCTTACCGGGCTCCTCATGGCGGTTGGTGTCGCGAAGTACGTCGACCGGCGACCGTTGACCGACTACGGACTCGCGTTCAGCCCGTCGTTCCTGAAGGACTTCGGCGCTGGCAGCGTCATCGCCCTGGCGGGGATGGCGGTGGCACTCCCCGCGAGTCTGATCGCCGGGTGGGCGACCGTCTCCGAGGTGTTCTCGGGTGGCGTCGGTACGAACGTGTTGCCGTTTGCCGCCGCGTTCGGAGTGTACACCATCCAGTGGGCGTTTACAGCCTTCTGGGAAGAACTGGTCTTCCGGGGTATCATCCTGACGAGTGCCGTCGAAGGGTTCCAGAGTCGGTGGCTGTCCGACCGTGGCGCGGTCGTGGCAGGGGTGGTGGCGTCCTCGCTGATATTCAGTCTCGGGCACTTCCCGGGTACGCTGGAAAAGTTCGGATTCCGGCTGGCTTTAGGGCTCCTTCTCGGGGCCGCGTACGTGTGGACCGACTCGCTGGCGCTGCCGATCGGCCTTCACTTTCTGGTCAACTTCGCGATGAACAACATCTACGGCCTGTCGAACTTTCTTGAGGCTGCGGAAACAGCGATGCTGATCCGGCCGACGTTCACCGGCCCGGCACAGTTCGTAGGGGTGTACGGGGCAGTCAACGGCGCAGCGGTGCTCTGTGTCGCTGCGCTCACTGTCGGATACGTTGCCCTCCGGAACGGCGATCTTGGGTCGCGGCTGTCGTCGGCGTACCTACAGCGAGACTGACCCGAACAGCCACCCGCAACCGACGAGTGGTCGTAGCCACTGCCAGTTTCCGGCCCCGTGGAAATGGATCAGGGAGTACCAGTAGGAGCCGCGCCCGCCGGGAGAGGCCGGGTCAGCCCGTCTGCGTCCCCCCGGCGGGACGCGTGTACGTGACGCTGATGCGCGTGCTGGCGAGCTGCGCCCGGGTGACCGCATCCGCGGCGGCCTCGGCGGGCGTGCCGCCCTCGAGGTCCAGCGGCTCCTCGAGCGCGAAGGTGTCGAACAGCAGGGTGGTCTCCCGGCCCAGCGGCGGACAGGGGGGGTCGTATCCGGGCTCGGTGCCGGGCTGGCTGCTCTGTCTGGCCCCGTTCAGGCTATCGACCGTCGCCGTCCGCGGGACGCCCTCGGGGACCCGCTCGGTGTCCGCCGGGAGATTCCACAGCACCCAGAACAGCGGCTTGTTGAACACGCCCAGGTCGGCCTCGGCGACGACCGCGAGCGCCGCCGTCGGGTCGGGCGTCGACTCGACGGTCAGCGGCGGCGACACCCCCTCACCCTCGCAGGCGTACCGGTCGGGGAGCCGCCCGCCGTCGGTGAGCGCGGGGCTGGAGACGCTCAGGGGCGCCCCGCCGGACGCGCGGCGCTGGACACAGCCGGCCAGGCCCGCAAGCCCGCCGGTCGCCAGCCCCCCCAGCGCCGCCAGCAGCCGTCGGCGTCGCATACCTCAAGGAAGGGGCCGAACGGGTCCTGTCTTTCGCTTTCCTACCGCAGCCAGTCGAGAAGCATCCGGAACTCCTCGACCATTCCGTCGACGACCTGCATCGGCCGGAAGCCGGCGTCGGGGTTCTCGGCGGGCTCGAACCCCCCCAGGTCCTCGCGGGGAACGGCCAGGACGCGGCCGGTGTTCACGCGACGGCCGTCCGCGTCGCTCACCTCGAGTAGCCGGACCGTGTCGTCACCCCCGCCGTTTCCGGCCGTGCCGACGACGCGGTAGACCCCCTCCGGGTAGTCGGCGTCGACGGGGCGGTAGTGGTCGTAGGGCTGTGGGTCGGGGTCGGACACACCCGCCGTTCGAGCGCCCGAGGGCAAAAACCGTCGGCCTCCGGCCGGCCCGGCCACAGAACCGACTTGTTGCTGGCCGCCCTATCCCTGCCGATGCCAGGCAACGCCGACCTCGGTGCGTTTGGCGAGAGCGACGACCCGGCCGACGACGCGCCGGCGGACGCGGCGGTCTGTACGGTCGCCACCCAGACCGAAACCTTCCAGCGTTGCCGCGAGGGCTTTTACCCCTGTCCGCGCTCGTACCCCCGAACCGACCGCGAGTTCGACTACATGGCTTTCTACCGAACGGCGCCCACCTCCGCCATCACCCACTACGCGCCAGTCACGGACCGCACGCTCGAACGGGCCGACGAGGCCGGCAGCGAGGGGGCGACGATGGACGACGGGGACTGGCGGGACCTGATCGAACCGTTCTCCGAGGAACGGGAGGTCGTGGTCTTCCACCTCGGTAACCTGGTCGCGCTCGACTCCCCGGTA
It encodes:
- a CDS encoding YbhB/YbcL family Raf kinase inhibitor-like protein; the encoded protein is MRRRRLLAALGGLATGGLAGLAGCVQRRASGGAPLSVSSPALTDGGRLPDRYACEGEGVSPPLTVESTPDPTAALAVVAEADLGVFNKPLFWVLWNLPADTERVPEGVPRTATVDSLNGARQSSQPGTEPGYDPPCPPLGRETTLLFDTFALEEPLDLEGGTPAEAAADAVTRAQLASTRISVTYTRPAGGTQTG
- a CDS encoding DUF7521 family protein; this translates as MLDTPLQLIDLETLRTVRQVSELIPMILGLAISYLAYTAYRQNRSRPMLYVAAGFVLVLFVQLPLSLILLYLLELPTPVLNSIVQIPEFIGLGLILYGLWVPRRD
- a CDS encoding ArsR/SmtB family transcription factor, with product MSDVRDPEALADLLGDECARTILVEAKREPRSAEELSDFAGVSEPTVYRRLERLREYDLVTEDIQPVTDGKNYKLYRTELDGIELDLSEDGFEVTVSRRERMVDRFTQFVEGT
- a CDS encoding CPBP family intramembrane glutamic endopeptidase; translated protein: MTEADTDTNFERTASRSADDDRRADRGGITGHVASVLWNRTENRPRALWRILGVYGASFVGIFVLPALALAGTELPPSVAGAAQNLIAALTGLLMAVGVAKYVDRRPLTDYGLAFSPSFLKDFGAGSVIALAGMAVALPASLIAGWATVSEVFSGGVGTNVLPFAAAFGVYTIQWAFTAFWEELVFRGIILTSAVEGFQSRWLSDRGAVVAGVVASSLIFSLGHFPGTLEKFGFRLALGLLLGAAYVWTDSLALPIGLHFLVNFAMNNIYGLSNFLEAAETAMLIRPTFTGPAQFVGVYGAVNGAAVLCVAALTVGYVALRNGDLGSRLSSAYLQRD